A genomic segment from Luteolibacter ambystomatis encodes:
- a CDS encoding YciI family protein → MQFVLLIIHADPARWNSLTTDQRNEVHEACGVWHQELVDKGVAVHAVGLQAPDTTTVVRQKSGSVIVTDGPFSESKEVIGGFEIIDCASKEEAIAIAGRFPALDAGAVIEVRPTVTGPCKD, encoded by the coding sequence ATGCAATTCGTCCTTCTCATCATCCACGCCGATCCCGCACGCTGGAACAGCCTCACCACCGACCAACGCAATGAGGTCCATGAGGCTTGCGGAGTCTGGCACCAGGAACTTGTCGACAAGGGCGTCGCTGTCCATGCCGTCGGCCTGCAAGCGCCGGACACCACCACCGTGGTCCGGCAGAAAAGCGGTTCGGTCATCGTGACCGACGGACCCTTCTCCGAATCGAAGGAAGTCATCGGCGGTTTTGAAATCATCGACTGCGCCAGCAAGGAGGAAGCCATCGCCATCGCCGGTCGTTTCCCAGCCCTTGATGCCGGTGCCGTCATCGAAGTCCGGCCTACCGTCACCGGCCCCTGCAAAGACTGA
- a CDS encoding SRPBCC family protein, producing the protein MSTSATTAPADRVLSIDRVFDAPRPLVYRAWTEKEHLDHWSAPHGFTIPFSEGELRVGGAWRSCMLAPDGTQHRLGGVYQELIEDRKIVFTHIWEEDYGPGPETIVTVLLSDEEDGRTRMQFSQGVFATVQSQEGHQGGWNECFERLDGRLTDMKLREVAISRFLDASAEDAFDAWADPGRLKAWWGPQGFTNPLCQFEAKPGGIILIHMRAPDGTVHPMSGVVQEVAPPDRLTFLSAALDAETKPLFELHNTITFTREGDGVRIKIHARLNGAPTPETLPYLSGMQTGWAQSMDRLQRHLEIY; encoded by the coding sequence ATGAGCACGTCCGCCACCACCGCTCCAGCCGATCGCGTGCTGTCCATCGACCGCGTCTTCGATGCCCCGCGCCCGCTGGTCTATCGCGCGTGGACGGAGAAGGAACATCTCGATCACTGGAGCGCGCCGCACGGATTCACCATTCCATTCTCGGAAGGCGAGCTCCGTGTCGGTGGTGCGTGGCGTTCGTGCATGCTCGCTCCGGATGGCACCCAGCATCGGCTCGGCGGCGTCTATCAGGAACTCATCGAAGACAGGAAGATCGTCTTCACCCACATCTGGGAGGAAGACTACGGCCCCGGCCCGGAAACCATCGTCACCGTGCTGCTCTCGGATGAAGAGGACGGCCGCACGCGGATGCAGTTCTCGCAGGGTGTCTTCGCCACGGTGCAATCGCAGGAAGGCCATCAGGGCGGATGGAACGAATGCTTCGAGCGTCTGGACGGCCGCCTCACGGACATGAAGCTGCGCGAGGTGGCGATCTCCCGTTTCCTTGATGCCAGCGCGGAGGACGCCTTCGATGCGTGGGCGGATCCCGGCCGCCTCAAGGCATGGTGGGGCCCGCAAGGCTTCACGAATCCGCTGTGCCAATTCGAAGCGAAACCCGGAGGCATCATCCTCATCCACATGCGGGCCCCGGATGGCACCGTCCATCCGATGTCCGGCGTGGTGCAGGAGGTCGCTCCACCGGATCGTCTCACCTTTCTCAGCGCCGCCCTTGATGCGGAAACCAAGCCGCTCTTCGAACTCCACAATACCATCACCTTCACCCGCGAAGGTGATGGCGTGCGGATCAAGATCCACGCCCGCCTCAATGGCGCGCCAACGCCGGAAACCCTTCCCTACCTGTCCGGCATGCAAACCGGAT
- a CDS encoding VOC family protein, translating into MSKLVFINLPVQDLPRSKEFFSALGYTFNPQFTDDNAACMIVSDIIHVMLLTHPHFSMFTPKPISDAKTSTEVLICLSCDSRGEVDATIAKALAAGGTTYKEPQDHGFMYGHGFQDPDGHIWEFMWMDPAAIQK; encoded by the coding sequence ATGAGCAAACTCGTCTTCATCAACCTGCCCGTGCAGGACCTGCCGCGCTCGAAGGAGTTCTTCTCCGCGCTCGGCTACACCTTCAATCCACAGTTCACCGATGACAACGCGGCCTGCATGATCGTGAGCGACATCATCCACGTGATGCTGCTCACCCATCCTCACTTCTCGATGTTTACACCGAAGCCGATCAGCGATGCCAAAACCTCCACCGAGGTGCTGATCTGCCTTTCCTGTGACAGCCGCGGGGAGGTGGATGCCACCATCGCGAAGGCGCTCGCCGCGGGCGGCACCACCTACAAGGAGCCGCAGGATCATGGCTTCATGTATGGCCACGGTTTCCAGGATCCGGACGGCCACATCTGGGAATTCATGTGGATGGATCCCGCTGCCATTCAAAAATAA
- a CDS encoding SRPBCC family protein, with protein MFKKILIALAAVVIVFLAVAAFQSPDCRISRSAVVAAPPATVFEQINDYHKWVDWSPWAKMDPAMKQTFEGPPAGTGAIYSWAGNSKVGEGRMTITESDPAKRVSMRLEFLKPFAATNTAEFTLAPEANGTRVTWTMIGKKNFAMKAMGLLMNMDKLVGADFEKGLSNLKEIVEKK; from the coding sequence ATGTTCAAAAAGATTCTCATCGCCCTCGCCGCCGTCGTGATCGTGTTTCTCGCCGTCGCCGCGTTCCAGTCCCCGGATTGCAGGATCAGCCGCAGCGCGGTGGTCGCCGCACCACCTGCCACTGTTTTCGAACAGATCAATGACTACCACAAGTGGGTGGACTGGTCGCCCTGGGCGAAGATGGACCCGGCGATGAAGCAGACCTTCGAGGGTCCGCCCGCGGGCACCGGCGCGATCTACTCTTGGGCGGGCAACAGCAAGGTCGGTGAAGGCCGCATGACCATCACCGAAAGCGACCCGGCCAAGCGTGTGTCGATGCGCCTGGAATTCCTCAAGCCCTTCGCCGCCACCAATACCGCCGAGTTCACCCTCGCTCCCGAAGCCAACGGCACGCGGGTGACCTGGACCATGATCGGGAAAAAGAACTTCGCGATGAAAGCGATGGGCCTGCTCATGAACATGGACAAGCTCGTCGGCGCCGATTTCGAAAAAGGCCTCAGCAATCTCAAGGAGATCGTTGAGAAGAAGTAA